The DNA window ATGAGAAAAAGGAAAGTTTAGAAAAATTAGAACGTGAAAAGCAACAATTAATTATAGTAGAGGAAGCAAAACAAAGCAGATTGAGATTGATTTTCATTAGTGTTGCTGCTTTATTACTGTGTGGTTTTATCTTTTTGTATTTCAATAAAATGCAACTAAAAAAGCGTTTAACCTTGCAAAATGAATTAATTGCTTACGAGCAAAAAGCATTGCATTTACAAATGAATCCGCATTTTATTTTTAATTGTTTAGGCGCAATTTCAGGATTTATTATAAATAACGGAACAGATCATGCCATTAAGTATTTGGCAAAATTTTCTAAGTTAATGCGCTTAACATTAGAGTATTCTAAGGAAGCACTTATTCCTATTGAAAAAGAAATTGAAAGTCTTCAGAATTATTTGGAGCTTGAACAATTACGTTTTAATAATGTTTTTGATTTCAATATTACAAAGAGTAATACAATCGAAGATGCGGTTGCAATTTCTCCTTTATTAATTCAGCCTTTAGTGGAAAATGGCATCATTCACGGTCTGGTTGCTAAAAAAGAAAAAGGAAAAATAACTATAGATTTTTCTACAAAACAGAATATGATTATTTGTACAATACAAGATAATGGTATTGGTATAGACAATTCAGTTAGGCTAAAGGAAGATTCAGTGCAAATACATAAATCAATGGCGTTAAAGATTATCGAGAAACGTTTAAAAATGATTTCTAAAATAGCAAATACACAAGCGAGTTTAGATTGTCATCAAATTAATGATGCCAATGGTAACAGTTTGGGCACAAAAGTAATTATTAGCATACCAATTCAATACATAGACTAAAATGATAACAGCAATAATAATAGATGATGATATTAATTTGCGTAATGGTATGAAGGGCTTGCTTCAACGTTATGCGCCAGAAATTGACGTAATAGGTGAGGCAGACGATGTTCAAAATGGTGCTGCTGAAATTCTAACCAAGAAGCCTCAGGTTGTATTTTTAGATATACAATTAATTAATGGTACTGGCTTTGACATTTTAGAACACATAATTAAAGTAGAAGGCAAGATAAATACAAATATTGTATTTATCACTGCACATGAAAAATATGCAATAAAAGCATTTCGTTTTTCAGCGTTAGACTTTTTGTTAAAACCAGTGGATCCAGATGAATTAAAACAAGTCGTTAACAAAATAAAGAACAGTATTGAACGCGCCTCCAGTTTTTCTAATATAGATTTATTGTTAGAAAATATCAGTAAGAAAGTGGATACGTTTAAACGTATTGCTTTATCGACTTCCGAAGGTATTCATCTTTTT is part of the Psychroserpens ponticola genome and encodes:
- a CDS encoding LytR/AlgR family response regulator transcription factor produces the protein MITAIIIDDDINLRNGMKGLLQRYAPEIDVIGEADDVQNGAAEILTKKPQVVFLDIQLINGTGFDILEHIIKVEGKINTNIVFITAHEKYAIKAFRFSALDFLLKPVDPDELKQVVNKIKNSIERASSFSNIDLLLENISKKVDTFKRIALSTSEGIHLFEIGNIIRCESEDNYTKFYIKNQKPVLISKTLKEYDELLSEHGFERIHQSHLINIMYLKTYIKKDGGYIIMEDGSQLPVSQRKRDRLKELLNTM